The Streptomyces pactum genome contains a region encoding:
- a CDS encoding ABC transporter ATP-binding protein → MQTNGHEHVIEVTDLRRVYGGGFEAVRGIDFSVRRGEVFALLGTNGAGKTSTVELLEGLAAPAGGRVRVLGHDPYTERAAVRPRTGVMLQEGGFPSELTVAETARMWAGCVSGARPPAEVLAMVGLEAKAGTRVKQLSGGQRRRLDLALALLGDPEVLFLDEPSTGLDAEGRRDTWELVSALRDGGTTVLLTTHYLEEAENLADRLAIMHDGRIAATGTPAEVTAAQPSRISFELPTGYFVGDLPPLAELGVSGHEVDGRTVRLRTRELQRAATGLLVWAGQAGVELRRLDVRSASLEEAFLGIAKEASARTAEGTTKTTKEYAA, encoded by the coding sequence ATGCAAACAAACGGACACGAGCACGTGATCGAGGTCACCGACCTGCGACGTGTGTACGGGGGCGGGTTCGAGGCCGTGCGCGGAATCGACTTCTCCGTGCGCCGCGGAGAGGTCTTCGCCCTCCTCGGCACCAACGGCGCCGGCAAGACGTCGACGGTCGAGCTGCTGGAGGGCCTCGCCGCTCCGGCCGGCGGCCGGGTGCGCGTCCTCGGGCACGACCCGTACACCGAGCGGGCCGCCGTACGCCCCCGCACCGGGGTCATGCTCCAGGAGGGCGGCTTCCCGTCCGAGCTGACCGTCGCCGAGACCGCGCGGATGTGGGCGGGGTGCGTGAGCGGGGCCCGACCGCCGGCGGAGGTGCTGGCGATGGTCGGGCTGGAGGCCAAGGCCGGCACCCGCGTGAAGCAGCTCTCCGGGGGCCAGCGGCGCCGCCTGGACCTGGCGCTCGCGCTGCTCGGCGACCCCGAGGTGCTCTTCCTCGACGAACCCAGCACCGGACTGGACGCCGAAGGCCGCCGGGACACCTGGGAGTTGGTGAGCGCACTGCGCGACGGCGGTACGACGGTGCTGCTGACCACGCACTACCTGGAGGAGGCCGAGAACCTCGCCGACCGGCTCGCGATCATGCACGACGGCCGGATCGCCGCCACCGGGACCCCGGCCGAGGTGACCGCCGCGCAGCCGTCCCGGATCTCCTTCGAGCTGCCCACGGGCTACTTCGTGGGCGACCTGCCGCCACTCGCCGAGCTGGGCGTCAGCGGTCACGAGGTCGACGGCCGGACGGTCAGGCTGCGCACCCGTGAACTCCAGCGCGCCGCCACCGGGCTGCTGGTGTGGGCCGGCCAGGCCGGGGTGGAACTGCGCCGCCTGGACGTGCGGTCGGCGTCGCTGGAGGAGGCGTTCCTGGGGATCGCGAAGGAGGCGTCCGCGCGGACGGCCGAGGGTACGACGAAGACGACGAAGGAGTACGCGGCATGA
- a CDS encoding histone-like nucleoid-structuring protein Lsr2: MAQRVVVTLFDDIDGSEAAETIAFGVDGRMYEIDLNEANARKLRKALEPYVSAGRKRSRSGKAYRQTEVAPDPAAVRAWAQANKMDVPARGRIPKKVYEAFAEAQ, from the coding sequence GTGGCGCAGCGTGTCGTGGTCACTCTCTTTGACGACATCGACGGCTCGGAAGCGGCGGAGACGATCGCCTTCGGTGTCGACGGCCGGATGTACGAGATCGACCTGAACGAAGCCAATGCCCGGAAACTGCGCAAGGCCCTCGAGCCGTACGTGTCGGCCGGCCGCAAGCGGTCCCGTTCCGGCAAGGCGTACCGGCAGACGGAGGTCGCCCCCGACCCGGCGGCGGTCCGGGCCTGGGCCCAGGCGAACAAGATGGACGTGCCCGCACGGGGCCGGATCCCGAAGAAGGTGTACGAGGCGTTCGCCGAGGCGCAGTGA
- the purS gene encoding phosphoribosylformylglycinamidine synthase subunit PurS, translating into MARVVVDVMLKPEILDPQGQAVQRALPRLGFEGISDVRQGKRFELEVDGPVDDAALARIHDLAESFLANTVIEDFTVKVESDDVVAGAVK; encoded by the coding sequence GTGGCACGCGTCGTAGTCGACGTCATGCTCAAGCCGGAGATCCTCGACCCCCAGGGCCAGGCGGTCCAGCGCGCACTGCCGCGGCTGGGTTTCGAGGGGATCTCGGACGTACGTCAGGGAAAGCGATTCGAACTGGAAGTGGACGGGCCGGTCGACGACGCCGCCCTCGCCCGCATCCATGATCTTGCGGAATCCTTCCTCGCCAACACCGTGATCGAGGACTTCACCGTCAAGGTCGAGTCCGATGACGTAGTCGCGGGGGCCGTGAAGTGA
- the purQ gene encoding phosphoribosylformylglycinamidine synthase subunit PurQ — protein sequence MTARIGVVTFPGSLDDRDTQRAIRVAGAEPVSLWHKDKDLKQVDAVVLCGGFSYGDYLRAGAIARFSPVMDTVIDQAKAGLPVLGICNGFQILTEAHLLPGGMLGNDHLHFICRDQKLRVENAETSWTSDYAAGQEIHIPLKNMDGRYVADRRTLDELEAEGRVAFRYVDFNPNGSLNDIAGITNAAGNVVGLMPHPEHAVEPLIGTGRTDGLPFFTSILKKLVNA from the coding sequence GTGACCGCTCGTATTGGCGTCGTCACTTTCCCCGGCAGTCTCGACGACCGGGACACGCAGCGCGCGATCCGCGTCGCCGGCGCCGAACCCGTGTCCCTCTGGCACAAGGACAAGGACCTCAAGCAGGTCGACGCCGTGGTGCTCTGCGGTGGTTTCTCTTACGGCGACTATCTGCGCGCCGGTGCCATCGCGCGCTTCTCGCCGGTGATGGACACCGTCATCGACCAGGCCAAGGCCGGCCTTCCGGTGCTCGGCATCTGCAACGGCTTCCAGATCCTCACGGAGGCCCACCTGCTGCCCGGCGGGATGCTCGGCAACGACCACCTGCACTTCATCTGCCGTGACCAGAAGCTGCGGGTGGAGAACGCGGAGACCTCCTGGACCAGCGACTACGCCGCCGGGCAGGAGATCCACATCCCGCTGAAGAACATGGACGGCCGCTACGTGGCCGACCGGCGCACGCTGGACGAGCTGGAGGCCGAGGGCCGGGTCGCCTTCCGTTACGTGGACTTCAACCCCAACGGCTCGCTCAACGACATCGCCGGCATCACCAACGCCGCCGGGAACGTCGTCGGCCTCATGCCGCACCCCGAGCACGCCGTCGAGCCGCTGATCGGCACCGGCCGTACCGACGGCCTCCCGTTCTTCACCTCGATCCTCAAGAAGCTGGTCAACGCATGA
- the purL gene encoding phosphoribosylformylglycinamidine synthase subunit PurL: protein MSRTPLDTVEHATATPDVELPWAELGLKKDEYERVVEILGRRPTGAELAMYSVMWSEHCSYKSSKVHLRQFGEKAPESDAMLVGIGENAGVVDVGQGYAVTFKVESHNHPSYVEPYQGAATGVGGIVRDIIAMGARPVAVVDPLRFGAADHPDTKRVLPGVVAGIGGYGNCLGLPNIGGEVVFDSCYQGNPLVNAGAIGVMRHEDIHLAKASGAGNKVILYGARTGGDGIGGASILASETFDDAKPSKRPAVQVGDPFQEKLLIECTLEAFQEKLVVGIQDLGAAGLSCATSELASNGSGGMRVTLDDVPLRDSTLSPEEILMSESQERMCAVVEPEKVDRFLEICDKWDVIATVIGEVTDGDRLEIFWHGGKIVDVDPRTVAHDGPVYERPYARPDWQDALQADDANKLPRPETGEQLKAQVLKLVGSPNQASKQWITQQYDHFVQGNTVLAQPEDSGMIRVDEESGLGVAIATDGNGRYAKLDPYTGAQLALAEAYRNVATTGAKPLAVSDCLNFGSPEDPAVMWQFAEAVRGLADGCLQLGTPVTGGNVSLYNQTGEAAIHPTPVVAVLGVIDDVARRTPVAFQEEGQLLYLLGDTREEFGGSAWSQVIHDHLGGLPPQVDLERERLLAEILISASRDGMIDSAHDLSDGGLVQAVVESALLGEKGARLVVPDGLDAFTFLFSESAGRAVVAVPRSEELRFNDMCGARGLPATRVGVVDGDAVEVQGEFSLPLAELREAHEGTIPALLA from the coding sequence ATGAGCCGGACGCCTCTGGACACGGTCGAGCACGCGACCGCGACCCCCGACGTCGAGCTGCCCTGGGCCGAGCTGGGCCTGAAGAAGGACGAGTACGAGCGGGTGGTGGAGATCCTCGGCCGCCGCCCGACCGGCGCCGAGCTCGCCATGTACTCCGTCATGTGGTCCGAGCACTGCTCGTACAAGAGCAGCAAGGTCCACCTCCGCCAGTTCGGCGAGAAGGCCCCCGAGTCGGACGCGATGCTCGTCGGCATCGGCGAGAACGCCGGTGTCGTCGACGTCGGCCAGGGCTACGCGGTCACCTTCAAGGTCGAGTCGCACAACCACCCGTCGTACGTGGAGCCCTACCAGGGCGCGGCCACGGGCGTCGGCGGCATCGTCCGCGACATCATCGCGATGGGCGCACGTCCGGTCGCCGTCGTGGACCCCCTCCGCTTCGGCGCCGCGGACCACCCCGACACCAAGCGCGTCCTGCCCGGCGTCGTCGCCGGCATCGGCGGCTACGGCAACTGCCTGGGCCTGCCCAACATCGGCGGCGAGGTCGTCTTCGACTCCTGCTACCAGGGCAACCCGCTGGTCAACGCGGGTGCCATCGGCGTCATGCGGCACGAGGACATCCACCTCGCCAAGGCGTCCGGCGCGGGCAACAAGGTCATCCTCTACGGCGCCCGCACCGGCGGCGACGGCATCGGCGGCGCCTCCATCCTGGCCTCCGAGACCTTCGACGACGCCAAGCCGTCGAAGCGCCCGGCCGTCCAGGTCGGCGACCCCTTCCAGGAGAAGCTCCTCATCGAGTGCACCCTGGAGGCGTTCCAGGAGAAGCTGGTCGTCGGCATCCAGGACCTCGGCGCGGCGGGCCTGTCCTGCGCCACGTCCGAGCTGGCGTCCAACGGCTCCGGCGGGATGCGCGTCACCCTGGACGACGTACCGCTGCGCGACTCCACGCTCTCGCCCGAGGAAATCCTCATGAGCGAGTCGCAGGAGCGCATGTGCGCGGTCGTGGAGCCGGAGAAGGTCGACCGCTTCCTGGAGATCTGCGACAAGTGGGACGTCATCGCCACCGTCATCGGTGAGGTCACCGACGGCGACCGCCTGGAGATCTTCTGGCACGGCGGCAAGATCGTCGACGTGGACCCGCGCACCGTCGCCCACGACGGCCCGGTCTACGAGCGCCCCTACGCCCGCCCCGACTGGCAGGACGCCCTCCAGGCCGACGACGCGAACAAGCTGCCCCGGCCGGAGACGGGCGAGCAGCTCAAGGCCCAGGTCCTGAAGCTGGTCGGGTCCCCGAACCAGGCGTCCAAGCAGTGGATCACCCAGCAGTACGACCACTTCGTGCAGGGCAACACCGTCCTCGCCCAGCCCGAGGACTCGGGCATGATCCGCGTGGACGAGGAGTCCGGCCTCGGCGTGGCCATCGCGACCGACGGCAACGGCCGGTACGCCAAGCTCGACCCGTACACGGGAGCGCAGCTCGCCCTGGCGGAGGCCTACCGCAATGTGGCGACGACCGGTGCGAAGCCCCTCGCCGTCTCCGACTGCCTGAACTTCGGCTCGCCCGAGGACCCGGCGGTGATGTGGCAGTTCGCGGAGGCCGTGCGCGGCCTGGCGGACGGCTGCCTGCAGCTCGGCACCCCGGTGACCGGCGGCAACGTCTCGCTCTACAACCAGACCGGCGAGGCCGCCATCCACCCGACCCCGGTGGTCGCGGTCCTCGGCGTCATCGACGACGTGGCCCGCCGCACGCCGGTCGCCTTCCAGGAGGAGGGCCAACTGCTCTACCTCCTCGGCGACACGCGTGAGGAGTTCGGCGGCTCGGCCTGGTCCCAGGTCATCCACGACCACCTCGGCGGCCTGCCCCCGCAGGTCGACCTGGAGCGCGAGCGCCTGCTGGCCGAGATCCTGATCTCCGCCTCCCGCGACGGCATGATCGACTCCGCGCACGACCTGTCCGACGGCGGTCTGGTCCAGGCGGTCGTCGAGTCGGCGCTGCTCGGGGAGAAGGGCGCGCGGCTGGTCGTACCGGACGGACTCGACGCCTTCACCTTCCTGTTCTCGGAGTCGGCGGGCCGCGCGGTCGTCGCCGTCCCGCGCTCGGAGGAGCTGCGCTTCAACGACATGTGCGGCGCGCGCGGCCTGCCCGCGACCCGCGTCGGTGTCGTGGACGGGGACGCGGTGGAGGTCCAGGGCGAGTTCTCGCTCCCGCTGGCCGAGCTGCGCGAGGCCCACGAGGGCACGATTCCGGCGCTGCTCGCGTAG
- a CDS encoding Uma2 family endonuclease, with protein sequence MTVMAEHTSQMSVDEFETIASTAPETVTLEFIDGRIGVKRVTDGDHDTIVSWLAKRCMQARPDLDLYHARGLRVDAYRQSRARPDAVIAPEAHFAGHGEWADPAGALMVVEVTSYDSDTDRPDRHEKPAAYGQAGIPLYLLIDRDNRTVTVHSSPDRRVGGYRDARVTKFGETLVLPDPVGIELDTEILKSYVR encoded by the coding sequence ATGACGGTTATGGCCGAGCACACGTCTCAGATGTCGGTGGACGAGTTCGAAACGATCGCGTCCACCGCCCCCGAGACCGTCACGTTGGAGTTCATCGACGGACGGATCGGGGTCAAACGAGTGACCGACGGGGATCACGACACCATCGTGTCCTGGCTGGCCAAGCGCTGTATGCAAGCCCGGCCGGACCTGGACCTCTACCACGCGCGAGGCCTCCGCGTCGACGCGTACCGGCAGAGCAGAGCGCGGCCGGACGCCGTGATCGCGCCCGAGGCTCATTTCGCGGGACACGGCGAATGGGCCGACCCGGCCGGAGCACTCATGGTCGTCGAGGTCACCTCGTACGACTCGGACACCGACCGACCGGACCGGCACGAGAAGCCAGCCGCGTACGGACAGGCCGGAATCCCCCTGTACCTGCTGATCGACCGTGACAACCGCACAGTCACGGTGCACAGCAGCCCGGACCGTCGGGTAGGCGGCTACCGGGACGCCCGGGTCACGAAGTTCGGCGAGACGTTGGTCCTCCCCGACCCGGTCGGCATCGAACTCGACACGGAGATCCTCAAGAGCTACGTGCGTTGA
- a CDS encoding ArsR/SmtB family transcription factor, whose protein sequence is MADLERRLAALEATDRSAPRPKEGDLWALERLKEQLAELGAAAGGVLFTGSVRLPTGEQYAWQHGALTEGLLEADWAEAAEAFAALGHPVRLRLLREILGGRRTAAELAELDEVGTTGQVYHHLRQLTGAGWLHTTGRGRHEVPAGRVVPLLVALSAARG, encoded by the coding sequence GTGGCCGATCTCGAACGGCGGCTAGCCGCACTGGAAGCCACCGACCGGTCCGCACCTCGCCCCAAGGAGGGCGACCTCTGGGCCCTGGAGCGGCTGAAGGAGCAGCTCGCCGAGCTGGGGGCGGCAGCCGGAGGGGTGCTGTTCACCGGCTCCGTGCGCCTGCCGACCGGGGAGCAGTACGCCTGGCAGCACGGCGCCCTGACCGAGGGCCTGCTGGAGGCCGACTGGGCCGAGGCCGCCGAGGCCTTCGCCGCGCTCGGTCATCCCGTCCGGCTGCGGCTGCTGCGCGAGATTCTCGGCGGCCGGCGCACCGCCGCGGAGCTGGCCGAGCTGGACGAGGTGGGCACGACCGGCCAGGTCTACCACCACCTCCGCCAGCTCACCGGCGCCGGCTGGCTGCACACCACCGGCCGGGGCCGCCACGAGGTGCCGGCGGGGCGGGTCGTACCGCTGCTGGTGGCGCTCTCGGCGGCCCGGGGCTGA
- a CDS encoding M23 family metallopeptidase, translating into MSARKLAMITFRALQLGFIALVTAHIVFDFGYPGWWNFLPLASAFVLITVVNRWGGAPDAPRAAREPVEVRPPVTGRWSALNSPADRTPSHGVHAYGQTFAIDLVAEPEPGARPGFRALWPIARRSRDFPAFGAPLLAVADGTVVRTDDTQRDHLSRNSLPALLYLMLVEGSVREMGGVRRIVGNHLVLDLGDGTYAMYAHVRRGSFAVREGDRVHAGQLVARCGNSGNSTEPHVHFQLMDGPDPDTARGVPFTWHGVGVPRNGEVFDVPEPADHASHNGC; encoded by the coding sequence ATGTCCGCACGCAAGCTAGCCATGATCACCTTCCGGGCGCTGCAACTGGGCTTCATCGCCCTGGTGACCGCCCACATCGTCTTCGACTTCGGGTATCCGGGATGGTGGAACTTCCTGCCGCTGGCCTCGGCCTTCGTGCTGATCACGGTGGTCAACCGGTGGGGCGGTGCCCCGGACGCCCCGCGCGCCGCACGTGAACCCGTCGAGGTCCGCCCGCCCGTCACCGGCCGCTGGTCCGCGCTGAACAGCCCCGCCGACCGCACCCCCAGCCACGGCGTCCACGCCTACGGCCAGACCTTCGCCATCGACCTGGTGGCGGAGCCGGAGCCAGGCGCCCGCCCCGGCTTCCGCGCCCTGTGGCCGATCGCCCGCCGCAGCCGCGACTTCCCGGCGTTCGGCGCCCCGCTGCTCGCGGTCGCCGACGGCACGGTGGTCCGGACCGACGACACCCAGCGCGACCACCTCAGCCGCAACTCGCTGCCCGCGCTGCTGTACCTGATGCTCGTCGAGGGCTCGGTCCGCGAGATGGGCGGCGTCCGCCGGATCGTCGGCAACCACCTGGTGCTGGACCTCGGCGACGGCACGTACGCCATGTACGCCCATGTGCGGCGCGGTTCGTTCGCCGTCCGCGAGGGCGACCGGGTGCACGCCGGCCAACTCGTGGCCCGGTGCGGCAACTCCGGCAACTCCACCGAACCGCACGTCCACTTCCAGCTCATGGACGGCCCCGACCCGGACACCGCCCGGGGCGTCCCCTTCACCTGGCACGGCGTCGGCGTCCCGCGCAACGGCGAGGTCTTCGACGTACCCGAACCGGCGGACCACGCCTCCCACAACGGCTGTTAG
- a CDS encoding maleylpyruvate isomerase family mycothiol-dependent enzyme, with product MPPARKRPRAYDPARTRTAVLAQFGNVRAAVRTLTPEQLARPTRLGDWTVRELVAHIGTALTAVDRLLGEPEPVRQDGHLLDWPFAIAADADAIAATARRLAAEHPDPDAHLAEAERRFTGRLDTHPGTRLLPTSAGALPLADYVVTRTVELVVHTDDLNAAVPGLDVPYDRQALAAATRLLADALAAKVPGGSTEVRIPPYAVVQCVEGPRHTRGTPPNVVETDPLTWVRLAAGRLAWEDAVAGAKVSASGERADLGGLLPLLT from the coding sequence ATGCCGCCCGCCAGGAAACGCCCCCGCGCCTACGATCCCGCCCGCACCCGCACCGCCGTACTGGCCCAGTTCGGGAACGTGCGGGCGGCCGTCCGCACCCTCACGCCCGAACAGCTCGCCCGGCCGACCCGGCTCGGCGACTGGACCGTGCGGGAGCTGGTGGCGCACATCGGGACGGCCCTGACGGCGGTGGACCGGCTGCTCGGCGAGCCCGAACCCGTACGGCAGGACGGGCACCTGCTCGACTGGCCGTTCGCGATCGCCGCCGACGCGGACGCCATCGCCGCCACCGCCCGGCGCCTCGCGGCCGAGCACCCCGACCCCGACGCCCACCTGGCCGAGGCCGAGCGGCGCTTCACCGGCCGCCTCGACACCCACCCCGGCACCCGCCTGCTGCCCACCAGCGCGGGCGCCCTGCCGCTCGCCGACTACGTCGTCACCCGCACCGTCGAGCTGGTCGTCCACACCGACGACCTGAACGCCGCCGTGCCCGGCCTCGACGTGCCGTACGACCGGCAGGCCCTGGCCGCCGCGACCCGGCTGCTGGCCGACGCGCTCGCCGCGAAGGTGCCCGGCGGCTCGACGGAGGTGCGGATCCCGCCGTACGCCGTCGTGCAGTGCGTCGAAGGCCCCCGGCACACCCGCGGCACCCCGCCCAACGTCGTCGAGACCGACCCGCTGACCTGGGTCCGGCTGGCCGCCGGGCGGCTGGCCTGGGAGGACGCCGTGGCCGGGGCGAAAGTGAGCGCGAGCGGGGAGCGGGCCGACCTCGGAGGGCTGCTGCCGCTGCTCACCTGA